From Mesomycoplasma dispar, a single genomic window includes:
- a CDS encoding RNA polymerase sigma factor → MSEKANFEENSLSVDANPQYNFIIKRLEETLEKKRKKNSKKTQNSTDSTVFLTHEEIHKYIEKLNLAIDEDELDEFFQILIKRKIIKDEVDKEDLENVTTTDFVKQIDKKSISKKTQTRQKKQKSEFDQDLADFEHQDFDDADDHDDSDLDFGHSVDDSLKIQDIDDLDYMTDDNSSEFRKPKIYSDDVYRNKLTDTNDMIKWYMRWIGKYGKLLSSEEEQELARKMEIKGRIGKKARDTLIKRNLRLVVNSAKRYKNRGLGFIDLISEGNLGIIKAVSKYDRTKGFKFSTYATWWIRQAITRAVADQARLIRIPVHMVETINKINKAERELQQERGLNPTAEEIAERLGSDFTPDKVRYIKKINVDPISLDKAIGKEEDSSFSDFIKDENVISPIDFAVREEKAKVLLEIIDTTLDYDEKDFIKRRYGVGTDENGVPYQAHTFDELAAMRRVTKERVRQIEAKILKKLRTPQRRFSIRDFN, encoded by the coding sequence TTATCTGAAAAAGCAAATTTTGAAGAAAATTCTCTCTCTGTTGACGCTAACCCACAGTATAATTTTATTATAAAAAGGTTAGAAGAAACATTAGAAAAAAAACGCAAAAAAAATAGCAAAAAAACCCAAAATTCAACGGATTCTACTGTATTTTTAACTCACGAAGAAATTCATAAGTATATCGAAAAATTAAACCTTGCAATCGACGAAGATGAACTTGATGAATTTTTCCAAATTTTAATTAAAAGAAAAATAATTAAAGATGAAGTTGATAAAGAAGACCTTGAAAATGTAACAACCACTGATTTTGTAAAACAAATTGACAAAAAAAGTATCTCAAAAAAAACACAAACAAGGCAAAAAAAACAAAAATCTGAATTTGATCAAGATTTAGCAGATTTTGAGCATCAAGATTTTGACGACGCCGATGATCACGATGATTCAGATCTTGACTTTGGTCATTCAGTCGATGATTCCCTAAAAATCCAAGATATTGACGATCTTGATTATATGACCGATGATAATTCAAGCGAATTCCGTAAGCCAAAAATTTACAGCGACGATGTTTATCGAAACAAACTTACGGACACAAACGATATGATCAAATGGTACATGCGTTGAATCGGAAAATATGGAAAACTTTTAAGTTCTGAAGAAGAACAAGAATTAGCCCGTAAAATGGAAATCAAAGGTAGAATTGGAAAAAAAGCCCGTGATACATTGATAAAACGAAACTTACGTTTAGTTGTAAACAGTGCAAAACGCTATAAAAACCGTGGTCTTGGATTTATTGACTTAATTTCTGAAGGAAATTTAGGAATCATTAAAGCTGTTTCAAAATATGATCGCACAAAAGGTTTTAAATTTTCCACTTATGCAACATGATGAATTCGCCAAGCAATCACAAGAGCCGTCGCTGATCAGGCAAGATTAATCCGAATTCCTGTTCATATGGTCGAAACAATTAACAAAATTAACAAAGCGGAGCGAGAATTACAGCAGGAAAGAGGGCTAAATCCAACTGCCGAGGAAATTGCTGAACGTTTAGGTAGCGATTTTACCCCTGACAAAGTTCGTTACATCAAAAAAATTAACGTTGACCCAATTTCACTTGATAAAGCGATTGGAAAGGAGGAAGATAGTTCATTTTCTGATTTCATTAAAGATGAAAACGTAATTTCACCAATAGATTTTGCTGTCCGTGAAGAAAAGGCAAAAGTTTTGCTTGAAATAATTGATACAACGCTTGATTATGACGAAAAAGATTTCATCAAACGTCGTTATGGTGTTGGCACCGATGAAAATGGAGTGCCATATCAAGCACATACTTTCGATGAACTTGCAGCAATGAGACGAGTAACTAAAGAACGAGTGCGCCAAATCGAAGCTAAAATTCTTAAAAAATTAAGAACACCACAACGTCGTTTTTCTATTCGTGATTTTAATTAA
- a CDS encoding Nif3-like dinuclear metal center hexameric protein gives MKTKEIGDFLLEKFPLENCENWDNCGWNFLFDTEFSKALICLDVTKKVVDFAIKNEYNLIISHHPFFFYPTKKEEFAYSPYKKRLATSIRKSSISVISLHTNFDGSENQTAFSIIKKCGFETSKIKKIDKFNLLIENDKLNFKEILQKISLKTGLTTFRSNFQENFLPKKIAILPGSGGILACLLAKKQKANLVITSDLKWSDQITLSHHKIKVLEIPHLIEQVFVFEIEEILKTKFTDIETFKFQLPEILKEVKLSW, from the coding sequence ATGAAAACAAAAGAGATTGGTGATTTTTTACTTGAAAAGTTCCCTTTAGAAAACTGCGAAAATTGAGACAACTGTGGTTGAAATTTTCTTTTTGACACTGAGTTTTCAAAAGCGCTGATTTGTCTTGATGTTACAAAAAAAGTTGTTGACTTTGCAATAAAAAATGAATATAACTTAATAATTTCTCACCATCCTTTTTTCTTTTATCCGACAAAAAAAGAAGAATTTGCATATTCTCCTTACAAAAAAAGACTTGCAACATCAATACGGAAAAGTTCAATTAGCGTAATTTCTCTTCACACTAATTTTGATGGTAGTGAAAATCAGACCGCATTTTCAATAATAAAAAAATGCGGATTTGAAACTTCGAAAATTAAAAAGATCGATAAATTCAATCTTTTAATCGAGAATGATAAGCTAAATTTTAAAGAAATTTTACAGAAAATTTCTTTAAAAACCGGTTTGACAACTTTTCGAAGTAATTTTCAAGAAAATTTTTTGCCAAAAAAAATAGCAATACTTCCAGGGTCAGGAGGAATTTTAGCTTGTCTTTTAGCAAAAAAACAAAAAGCAAATCTTGTTATCACTTCAGACCTTAAATGATCCGACCAAATTACTTTATCCCATCATAAAATTAAAGTTTTAGAAATCCCTCATCTTATTGAGCAAGTTTTTGTTTTCGAAATCGAAGAGATTTTGAAAACAAAATTCACTGATATCGAAACTTTTAAATTCCAGTTGCCAGAAATTTTAAAAGAGGTTAAATTATCATGATAA